One window of uncultured Erythrobacter sp. genomic DNA carries:
- a CDS encoding glycoside hydrolase family 19 protein, which translates to MAQSLNDPKAFFDACRSSVMGPKLDQREVSGTNDVIGGLDGLPVSWAAYALATAWHETAHTMHPVREAYWLSASAAKRYFMRMYDPSGKRPKLARANGNVRVGDGPKFCGRGYVQLTWANNYKKAGKRIGVDLYDHPELALDPNNAALIMRYGMVEGWFTGRAFKTYLPSSGMAKRSAFYQARRIINGLDKASLIAGYAIEFQAALVKGKWG; encoded by the coding sequence ATGGCTCAATCACTTAACGATCCGAAAGCGTTTTTTGACGCGTGCCGCAGTTCGGTCATGGGACCGAAGCTTGATCAGCGCGAAGTGTCAGGAACCAACGATGTCATCGGCGGTCTCGATGGACTGCCTGTTTCTTGGGCCGCCTATGCGCTCGCGACAGCGTGGCATGAAACCGCGCATACGATGCATCCGGTGCGCGAAGCATACTGGCTGAGCGCTTCAGCTGCGAAGAGATACTTCATGCGCATGTATGATCCCAGCGGCAAACGACCAAAACTGGCAAGAGCGAACGGGAACGTCCGGGTCGGCGACGGACCCAAGTTTTGCGGACGCGGCTATGTGCAACTGACATGGGCCAACAATTACAAGAAGGCTGGCAAACGCATCGGAGTCGACCTCTATGACCATCCTGAACTCGCGCTTGATCCGAACAACGCAGCATTGATCATGCGTTACGGTATGGTCGAAGGCTGGTTCACCGGAAGGGCGTTCAAGACCTACCTCCCATCGTCAGGAATGGCGAAACGGAGCGCCTTCTATCAGGCGCGCCGGATCATCAATGGACTGGACAAGGCATCGTTGATCGCGGGATACGCGATCGAGTTCCAGGCTGCTCTCGTCAAAGGAAAGTGGGGGTAG